A stretch of Sinimarinibacterium sp. NLF-5-8 DNA encodes these proteins:
- a CDS encoding fatty acid desaturase, producing the protein MSQTMTNTANAPIRWADGKRYLWLLSPGLPLLALLALVMADHATAQVTAGLWLWLMPVVFYGVVPLLDWWIGTDPVNAPESAVPGLEADRYYRWIVFAYIPLQYAVTIFGVWLAVQGGLPWWALIGLVISVGMINGVGINTAHELGHKTNALERWLAKLTLAPVAYGHFFIEHNKGHHKRVATPEDPASSRMGETFWAFLPRTVIGSVQSAWEIEAARLHRDGKPALSRHNEVLQAWGMSVLLFAGLTLWLGPWALLFLLAQAAYGASLLEVVNYLEHYGLLRLKEPSGRYERCQPRHSWNSNHIITNLVLYQLQRHSDHHANPTRRYQALRNFDDSPQLPSGYASMLLIAYIPPIWFRVMDPLVVQHFKGDLTQANLQPSARARLLQRWMARSDAPVATADAPQPAAAVPATVEASRYQCPNCQYIYDEAQGCPEEGYVAGTRWRALPADWPCPHCAVREKVDFTALL; encoded by the coding sequence ATGAGTCAGACAATGACCAATACGGCCAATGCGCCGATTCGCTGGGCCGATGGCAAGCGTTATCTGTGGTTGCTGAGTCCCGGCTTGCCGCTGCTGGCATTGCTGGCGCTGGTGATGGCCGACCACGCAACAGCACAGGTGACCGCCGGTTTATGGCTGTGGCTGATGCCGGTCGTGTTTTACGGTGTGGTGCCGCTGCTGGATTGGTGGATCGGAACCGATCCGGTCAATGCGCCGGAATCTGCGGTGCCTGGACTGGAGGCCGATCGCTATTACCGCTGGATCGTGTTTGCCTATATCCCGTTGCAGTATGCGGTGACGATTTTTGGCGTTTGGCTGGCCGTGCAAGGCGGCTTGCCGTGGTGGGCGCTGATCGGGCTGGTGATTTCGGTGGGCATGATCAATGGGGTGGGCATCAACACCGCGCACGAGCTGGGGCACAAGACCAATGCGCTGGAGCGCTGGCTGGCCAAGCTGACGCTGGCGCCGGTGGCCTACGGACATTTTTTCATTGAACACAACAAAGGTCATCACAAGCGTGTGGCCACGCCGGAAGACCCGGCCAGCTCGCGGATGGGAGAAACCTTCTGGGCTTTTCTGCCGCGGACGGTGATTGGCAGTGTGCAGTCGGCATGGGAGATCGAGGCCGCGCGCCTGCATCGGGATGGCAAGCCGGCACTGTCGCGGCACAACGAAGTGCTTCAGGCGTGGGGCATGAGCGTCTTGCTGTTTGCCGGGTTGACGTTATGGCTGGGGCCGTGGGCGCTGCTGTTTTTGCTGGCGCAGGCCGCTTATGGCGCATCCTTGCTGGAAGTGGTCAATTATCTGGAGCACTACGGTCTGCTGCGGCTCAAGGAACCGAGCGGTCGCTATGAGCGCTGCCAGCCGCGCCATTCGTGGAACAGCAACCACATCATCACCAATCTGGTGCTGTATCAGTTGCAGCGCCATTCCGACCACCATGCCAATCCGACGCGCCGCTATCAGGCCTTGCGTAATTTTGATGACAGCCCGCAGTTGCCGTCGGGTTACGCGTCGATGCTGTTGATCGCCTATATCCCGCCCATCTGGTTTCGGGTCATGGATCCGCTGGTGGTGCAGCATTTCAAGGGCGATCTGACCCAGGCCAATCTCCAGCCCAGTGCGCGCGCACGGCTGCTGCAACGCTGGATGGCGCGCAGTGATGCGCCAGTGGCGACGGCGGATGCGCCGCAGCCGGCTGCGGCAGTGCCGGCGACGGTCGAAGCAAGTCGTTATCAGTGCCCTAACTGTCAGTACATCTATGACGAAGCGCAAGGCTGCCCGGAGGAGGGTTACGTCGCCGGCACGCGGTGGCGCGCATTGCCTGCCGATTGGCCGTGCCCCCATTGCGCGGTGCGTGAAAAAGTGGATTTCACTGCACTGCTTTAA
- a CDS encoding DUF1329 domain-containing protein has product MNKRIFKRSALALALGLASSWAMAGVSADEAAKLGKELTPVGAERAGNADGSIPEWKPAAQRGAKKGVFPNNPDIDGEKPLFTITAANMGQYEGKLTEGHKELLKRYPNSYKMNVYPSHRFANFPQKILDETIKNATRASIDGVDNPRGAFVGFPFPIPKTGAEPIWNHRVKYRGSDLRRYNNQMIVQQDGKFSLTKIVEDVTFNYANLDKNPPDELKPGTEFLRYLSETLSPPRIAGTYILVHEKAGFGPEGRSAWLYLPALKRIRRAPAVCCDNPYEGTDGHQFYDQVDMYNGVLERFTWKLVGKREMYIPYNANGMVSPKVKYADLAKPNHLNTDLPRYELHRVWVVEADNKPETRHTFKKRRLYIDEDTWNVIAIDDYDHQDKLMQFQEGHLVIYYNMLSATTQPEVIYHLNSGRYFVTALINEDEPYDSTVSYPANFFEANTVQKRTSK; this is encoded by the coding sequence ATGAACAAACGTATTTTCAAGCGGAGCGCACTGGCGCTGGCGCTGGGATTGGCCAGCAGTTGGGCCATGGCCGGTGTTTCCGCCGATGAAGCCGCCAAGCTTGGCAAAGAGCTGACGCCGGTGGGTGCTGAGCGCGCGGGTAACGCCGATGGCAGCATCCCCGAATGGAAGCCCGCGGCGCAGCGCGGCGCCAAAAAAGGCGTGTTTCCCAACAATCCCGATATTGATGGCGAAAAGCCGCTGTTCACGATCACCGCCGCCAACATGGGGCAGTACGAGGGTAAGCTCACCGAAGGGCACAAGGAGCTGCTCAAGCGCTATCCCAATTCGTACAAGATGAACGTGTATCCGTCTCATCGGTTTGCCAATTTCCCGCAAAAGATTCTGGATGAGACGATCAAAAACGCCACGCGCGCCAGTATTGACGGTGTCGATAATCCGCGCGGGGCGTTTGTCGGTTTTCCGTTCCCGATTCCCAAGACCGGTGCCGAGCCGATCTGGAACCACCGCGTCAAATATCGTGGCTCCGATCTGCGGCGCTACAACAACCAGATGATCGTGCAGCAGGACGGCAAGTTCTCGCTGACCAAGATCGTTGAGGATGTGACGTTCAACTACGCCAATCTGGACAAAAACCCGCCGGACGAGCTCAAGCCGGGCACCGAGTTCTTGCGCTATTTGTCGGAAACCCTGTCACCGCCGCGTATCGCCGGCACCTATATCCTCGTGCACGAAAAGGCCGGATTTGGCCCTGAAGGACGTTCGGCATGGCTGTATCTGCCCGCGCTCAAGCGTATCCGCCGCGCGCCTGCGGTGTGCTGCGACAACCCCTATGAAGGCACCGACGGTCACCAGTTCTATGACCAGGTGGATATGTACAACGGTGTGCTCGAACGCTTTACCTGGAAGCTGGTGGGCAAGCGCGAGATGTATATCCCGTACAACGCCAATGGCATGGTCAGCCCCAAGGTCAAATATGCGGATCTGGCCAAGCCCAACCACCTGAATACCGATCTGCCGCGCTATGAGCTGCATCGCGTCTGGGTGGTTGAAGCGGACAACAAGCCGGAAACGCGGCACACCTTCAAGAAGCGCCGCCTGTACATCGACGAAGATACCTGGAACGTGATTGCCATTGATGACTACGATCATCAGGACAAGCTGATGCAGTTCCAGGAAGGTCACCTGGTGATTTATTACAACATGCTGTCAGCAACCACGCAGCCTGAAGTGATCTATCACCTGAACTCGGGACGTTATTTTGTGACTGCGCTGATCAACGAAGACGAGCCGTATGACTCCACTGTGAGCTACCCGGCCAACTTCTTTGAAGCCAATACCGTGCAAAAACGCACCTCCAAGTAA
- a CDS encoding AraC family transcriptional regulator — translation MSTLLVPARYYARLSEILPHHGVDPQRLLDTAGISITTLLQPDGRLPLSDVERLVAALIATDAPSEIPFALGKLLSVSAHSVVGFGMLSSPTLDDAMRFVARYFRLVMPSFRMRYSSTPNSGELLFTPAVAMSRACLEFHLEVIAMAALRDIEDLTGGARPPTRLNLSIPIPPHRRLYDTLSRVETRFAASGAPHARLELHADPRARPIRLADPNALKVAEQRCSALIHHVAEVRRLSEWIEMTIREMGEGVPTLGELSQMLNLSTRTLNRYLNREGTNYRKLAGAMQFELACERLTRSAQSITEIAYVLGFADPANFTRAFRARAGCSPKTYQQRMRLTDPDAPLPPPV, via the coding sequence ATGAGCACCCTCTTGGTGCCTGCGCGCTACTACGCGCGCCTGTCCGAGATCCTGCCGCATCATGGCGTTGACCCACAGCGCCTGCTGGACACGGCCGGCATCAGCATCACCACCTTGCTGCAACCCGATGGACGCCTGCCGCTGAGCGATGTCGAAAGGCTGGTCGCAGCCCTCATCGCCACCGATGCTCCTTCAGAGATTCCGTTTGCGCTGGGCAAGCTGCTCTCGGTCAGCGCGCACAGCGTCGTCGGCTTCGGCATGCTCAGCAGCCCTACGCTGGACGATGCGATGCGCTTTGTCGCGCGCTATTTTCGTCTGGTCATGCCCAGTTTCAGGATGCGTTACAGCAGCACGCCCAACAGCGGCGAGCTGCTGTTCACTCCGGCAGTTGCCATGAGTCGCGCGTGCCTGGAGTTTCATCTGGAAGTCATCGCCATGGCAGCGCTGCGCGACATAGAAGACCTCACCGGCGGCGCGCGCCCGCCAACCCGGCTGAACCTCAGCATCCCCATCCCGCCGCATCGACGCCTCTACGATACCTTGAGCAGGGTTGAAACACGCTTTGCCGCCAGCGGCGCCCCCCACGCCAGACTCGAACTGCATGCCGATCCGCGCGCGCGCCCGATCCGGCTGGCCGATCCCAATGCCCTCAAGGTTGCCGAGCAGCGTTGCAGCGCCCTGATCCACCACGTTGCCGAAGTCCGGCGCCTGTCCGAATGGATCGAAATGACCATCCGTGAAATGGGCGAAGGCGTGCCGACCCTTGGCGAGCTGTCGCAAATGCTCAATCTTTCCACCCGCACCCTCAATCGCTACCTCAATCGCGAGGGCACCAACTACCGCAAACTGGCAGGCGCCATGCAGTTCGAGCTGGCCTGCGAGCGCCTCACCCGCAGCGCACAAAGCATCACCGAAATCGCTTACGTCCTGGGCTTTGCCGATCCCGCCAACTTTACCCGCGCCTTTCGCGCGCGCGCCGGGTGCAGCCCCAAGACCTATCAACAACGGATGCGCCTGACCGATCCCGATGCGCCACTGCCGCCGCCGGTCTGA
- a CDS encoding DUF1302 domain-containing protein: MKTRNIAVAGLAFAALLASTPSLAIDRSFDFFGERADMVFNNTVTFGASWRMEKPANDLIGKSSLDPSVCAGAFQSCQGLHRTQTHPAERLAAAPGAPSINFDDGNLNYDQWDITQAPLKLSQDIRIQWGNYGLFVRGMGIYDPINYHNFKDFHPNKITRGNAGEVGITNGGNISNRYYDRVYGNGAAMEEARDGREAREIGLRYDLLDANFFGRIPYADGDKELMFRIGRQVVNWGQSTVAVVNSVNQAQPVNANSLYRLGFGLLEELFVPVGMVSASTEILEGLTMEAYYQFEWAPIEIPTPGSFMSFVDVGTDNKRMSVNAAFGGSADDPDMVGNPLDNPLTLITPTALTIGRDPDKEARSQGQYGISLKFYSDEINNGTEFGLYAMNYHSKLPYVSFFATDASCARAEGNSLGINARNTSEFFKVCPNLPVTRTTGQIPGLGVLNPLTDLLGSLGLLPGLTGDRALLGTQIAVDATRVITNSLGNLNEFGLIGSPLSILSALLPQAGKDATDAVPFQTAKLRLEYPEDLHMFGFDFTTTYGDYSYQGEISYRPNVPLQVSLIDLAFASFGPTLTRCHDPKVGCQGAQTTIGFTPDGSYDFYHDNDFVDANGNNPYPDTINLFVGAPPGSARSFPNFIMPYRGVAVGETAPKSYIQGWIPGKVLQYNLGATRVLGGSENWIAADQVVLIYELAATHVLNMPKFDELQIEGPMAATTHASAGADGSGADGSRLACSTNPTCSIGPDGLRFNPFQASRSQFADEFSWGYRIVSRILYESILPGISVRPIFIFWHDINGNSPGPAGNFVGGRKQFNFLLETSYEKAFSFTIAYNNYWGAGSNNVYRDRSNIGFFFKVQF; this comes from the coding sequence ATGAAAACAAGGAATATTGCGGTAGCCGGTCTTGCTTTTGCCGCGTTGTTGGCGAGCACGCCATCCTTGGCGATTGACCGTTCATTCGATTTTTTCGGCGAACGCGCCGACATGGTGTTCAACAACACCGTGACCTTTGGTGCTTCATGGCGCATGGAAAAGCCGGCCAACGATCTGATTGGCAAATCCAGCCTTGATCCAAGCGTGTGCGCGGGTGCGTTTCAGTCCTGCCAGGGCTTGCATCGCACGCAGACGCATCCGGCAGAACGGTTGGCTGCGGCACCCGGTGCGCCGTCAATCAACTTTGACGATGGCAATCTCAATTACGACCAATGGGACATTACCCAGGCGCCACTCAAACTGAGCCAGGACATCCGCATTCAATGGGGTAACTATGGTCTGTTTGTGCGCGGCATGGGGATTTACGATCCGATCAATTACCATAATTTCAAGGATTTTCACCCCAACAAGATTACCAGGGGCAATGCCGGAGAAGTCGGCATTACCAATGGCGGCAATATTTCCAATCGCTATTACGACCGCGTCTACGGCAATGGTGCGGCGATGGAAGAAGCGCGCGATGGCCGTGAAGCGCGCGAAATCGGTCTGCGCTATGACCTGCTCGACGCCAATTTTTTTGGCCGCATTCCCTACGCCGACGGCGATAAAGAGCTGATGTTCCGCATTGGCCGCCAGGTGGTGAACTGGGGGCAGAGCACGGTGGCCGTGGTCAACAGCGTCAACCAGGCGCAGCCGGTCAACGCCAACTCACTGTATCGCCTTGGGTTTGGCCTGCTTGAAGAATTGTTTGTGCCGGTGGGCATGGTTTCGGCCAGCACCGAGATTCTTGAAGGGCTGACGATGGAGGCGTACTACCAGTTTGAATGGGCGCCGATCGAGATTCCGACACCCGGCAGTTTCATGTCGTTTGTGGACGTTGGTACCGATAACAAACGCATGAGCGTCAACGCCGCTTTTGGTGGCTCCGCCGATGATCCCGATATGGTGGGCAATCCGCTGGATAATCCACTCACGCTGATCACGCCCACGGCGCTCACCATTGGCCGCGATCCTGACAAGGAAGCGCGCAGCCAAGGTCAGTACGGAATCTCGCTGAAGTTTTACTCGGATGAAATCAACAACGGCACCGAGTTTGGCCTCTACGCAATGAATTACCACTCCAAACTGCCGTATGTAAGCTTTTTTGCCACCGACGCCAGTTGTGCGCGCGCCGAAGGCAACAGCCTCGGAATCAACGCGCGTAATACCAGCGAATTTTTCAAGGTATGCCCCAACCTGCCGGTGACCCGCACCACGGGTCAGATTCCGGGGCTGGGTGTGCTCAACCCATTAACGGACTTGCTAGGCTCACTCGGTTTGCTTCCGGGGCTGACGGGAGATAGAGCTTTGCTGGGCACTCAGATTGCCGTTGATGCTACCCGTGTTATCACCAATTCTCTGGGCAATCTCAACGAGTTTGGTCTGATTGGCTCACCGCTGAGCATTCTGAGTGCACTGCTGCCGCAAGCGGGCAAGGATGCCACCGACGCCGTGCCGTTCCAGACTGCAAAGCTGCGCCTTGAGTACCCTGAAGACCTGCATATGTTTGGTTTTGATTTCACCACCACGTACGGGGACTACTCGTATCAGGGTGAAATCTCCTATCGCCCGAACGTGCCGTTGCAGGTGTCCCTGATTGACCTGGCATTTGCCTCGTTTGGCCCGACGCTGACGCGCTGCCATGATCCGAAAGTCGGCTGTCAGGGTGCGCAAACCACCATCGGCTTTACGCCTGATGGCAGCTACGATTTTTACCATGACAATGATTTTGTCGATGCCAACGGCAACAACCCGTACCCCGACACCATCAACCTGTTCGTTGGTGCGCCGCCCGGATCGGCGCGGTCTTTCCCCAACTTCATCATGCCGTACCGTGGGGTGGCCGTCGGCGAAACCGCGCCCAAGAGTTACATCCAGGGCTGGATTCCCGGCAAGGTGCTGCAATACAACCTCGGTGCTACCCGCGTACTCGGGGGGTCTGAAAACTGGATTGCCGCTGATCAGGTGGTGTTGATCTATGAGCTGGCCGCAACCCATGTGCTGAACATGCCCAAGTTTGATGAGCTGCAAATCGAAGGCCCGATGGCCGCCACCACCCACGCCAGCGCCGGTGCCGATGGCAGTGGTGCCGATGGCTCGCGGCTGGCCTGCTCCACCAACCCGACCTGCTCGATTGGCCCGGATGGTTTGCGCTTCAACCCGTTCCAGGCGTCGCGCAGTCAGTTTGCCGATGAGTTTTCATGGGGTTACCGCATCGTCAGCCGGATTTTGTATGAGTCCATTTTGCCGGGGATCAGCGTTCGCCCGATCTTCATCTTCTGGCATGACATCAACGGCAACTCACCGGGGCCTGCGGGCAACTTTGTCGGTGGTCGCAAGCAGTTCAATTTCCTGCTCGAAACCAGCTATGAAAAGGCGTTTTCGTTCACCATCGCCTACAACAACTACTGGGGCGCGGGCAGCAATAACGTCTATCGCGACCGTTCCAACATCGGCTTTTTCTTCAAAGTGCAGTTCTAA
- a CDS encoding RND family transporter produces MADSRSRFANAFIRVTEPLIFSKRWITLTVMAVITALLGWQASHLKIDAGFEKQIPLQHPYIQVYKQYEKEFGGANTTLVALTRKSGDIYDPGFMATLRKLTDAVYYTPGIDRSRVSSIFTPDVRYLEVIEGGFQGGNVVPAEFDGSPEMIARVRSNVSKAGIIGRLVANDQSGAMVFSELLERDPVTGKKLDYIATAHRLEDIRQHFTNPKLYQFKLKEATQGYEAGDIVQTLYHDERGPLFNFRSFQVPEAGSGDGMITLKGSQLEVVEQDNADYNPDVDVLIIGFTKAVGDIADSTVEVFSFFGLTVFLVWLLLAWYCGSFKVATLPTLCGILAVIWELGLLHLLGYGLDPFAVLIPFIVLAVSTSHGIQITNFWLYESADYGLNAFDASVATYRRLVIPALSALGTNFVGFGTLLFIPIDIIQEMAINAMLGLIAIVLCKKVLLPCLLTFAHLKNPEGFREYQRRRDAKLRPIWNFLANITKKPVAAVVLLCGAALWFYGYMESRELKIGELHDGVPELRPDARYNQDSARIVKDFSIGVDQLKIVAEGEADGCINHAIISQMERFAWRMENTEGVQSTLSLPKLQQLIYSMHNETNPKFNTLPREAGVLAITVQPFPSSTGLLNEDCSAMPVILFTQDHKAETIDHIIAAINQFIAEQPQDSPAQFKLATGNVGVMAAVNDVIKDTEYTVLLWLFLGIGVCIALSFRSVAGLISVLVPLALVHVVSYAVMVWLGIGVKFSNIAVAAFAAGIGVDYGIYIYSVLEENVLQKGMKLYDAYVDTLHQTGKAVIVTALTLAATVCTWMFSELQFQVDMGILLTLMFIANAFAAAILLPAFAAFLLKAPKDGPLVKTFDPEKRGQVFG; encoded by the coding sequence ATGGCTGATTCGCGTAGCAGATTTGCCAACGCATTTATTCGTGTGACCGAGCCGCTGATTTTCAGCAAGCGCTGGATCACGTTGACGGTGATGGCTGTGATCACCGCATTGCTGGGCTGGCAGGCCAGCCATTTGAAGATTGATGCCGGGTTTGAAAAACAAATCCCGCTTCAGCACCCCTACATCCAGGTTTACAAGCAATATGAAAAGGAGTTTGGCGGCGCCAACACGACGCTGGTCGCATTGACGCGCAAGAGCGGCGATATCTACGACCCCGGTTTCATGGCAACGCTGCGCAAGCTCACGGATGCGGTGTATTACACGCCGGGGATCGACCGCTCGCGGGTCAGCTCGATCTTTACGCCCGATGTGCGTTATCTGGAAGTCATCGAGGGTGGTTTTCAGGGCGGTAACGTCGTCCCGGCAGAGTTTGATGGCTCCCCCGAGATGATCGCGCGCGTCAGATCCAATGTTTCCAAAGCCGGCATCATTGGTCGTCTGGTCGCCAACGATCAAAGCGGTGCGATGGTGTTCTCCGAATTGCTGGAACGCGATCCGGTCACCGGCAAAAAGCTGGATTACATCGCCACTGCGCATCGGCTGGAAGACATCCGCCAGCACTTCACCAACCCCAAGCTGTATCAATTCAAGCTCAAAGAAGCGACCCAGGGATACGAAGCGGGCGACATCGTGCAAACGCTGTACCACGATGAGCGTGGGCCGCTGTTCAACTTCCGCAGCTTTCAGGTGCCGGAAGCGGGGTCGGGCGATGGCATGATCACGCTCAAAGGCTCGCAGCTGGAAGTGGTCGAGCAAGACAATGCCGATTACAACCCGGACGTGGATGTGCTCATCATCGGCTTTACCAAGGCCGTGGGTGATATCGCCGACAGCACCGTCGAGGTGTTCAGCTTCTTTGGGCTGACCGTGTTTCTGGTCTGGCTGCTGCTGGCCTGGTATTGCGGCTCGTTCAAGGTGGCTACGCTGCCGACGCTTTGCGGGATTCTTGCGGTCATCTGGGAGTTGGGGCTGCTGCACCTGCTCGGCTATGGCCTTGATCCGTTTGCGGTGCTGATTCCGTTCATCGTGCTGGCGGTGAGTACTTCGCACGGGATTCAGATCACCAACTTCTGGCTGTATGAATCAGCCGACTACGGTCTGAATGCGTTTGATGCCTCGGTCGCCACTTATCGCCGTCTGGTGATCCCGGCGCTGTCGGCACTGGGTACCAACTTTGTCGGCTTTGGCACGCTGCTGTTCATTCCGATCGACATCATCCAGGAAATGGCCATCAACGCCATGCTCGGGTTGATTGCCATCGTCTTGTGCAAGAAAGTGCTGCTGCCGTGTTTGCTGACGTTTGCGCACCTGAAAAACCCTGAAGGTTTTCGCGAATATCAGCGCCGCCGTGATGCCAAGCTGCGTCCGATCTGGAATTTTTTGGCCAATATCACCAAAAAGCCGGTCGCTGCCGTGGTGCTGCTGTGTGGCGCGGCGCTGTGGTTTTACGGCTATATGGAATCGCGCGAGCTGAAGATCGGTGAACTGCACGATGGGGTGCCGGAGCTGCGCCCGGACGCGCGCTATAACCAGGATTCTGCGCGCATCGTCAAGGATTTCTCCATCGGTGTGGATCAGCTCAAGATCGTGGCCGAAGGCGAAGCGGATGGTTGTATCAATCACGCCATCATCTCGCAGATGGAGCGCTTTGCCTGGCGGATGGAAAACACCGAAGGCGTGCAGTCCACGCTGTCGCTGCCCAAGTTGCAGCAGCTGATTTACAGCATGCACAACGAAACCAATCCCAAGTTCAACACCCTGCCGCGCGAAGCCGGGGTGCTGGCAATCACGGTACAGCCGTTCCCCAGCTCCACGGGCTTGCTGAACGAGGACTGCAGTGCGATGCCGGTGATCTTGTTCACCCAGGATCACAAGGCCGAAACCATTGATCACATCATTGCTGCGATCAACCAGTTCATTGCCGAACAGCCGCAGGATTCGCCGGCGCAGTTCAAGCTGGCCACCGGTAACGTCGGGGTGATGGCCGCCGTCAACGACGTGATCAAGGACACCGAATACACCGTATTGCTGTGGCTGTTCCTCGGCATTGGCGTGTGTATTGCACTGTCGTTCCGCAGTGTTGCCGGATTGATCAGTGTATTGGTGCCGCTGGCGCTGGTGCACGTCGTGTCCTACGCCGTGATGGTCTGGCTGGGCATCGGCGTCAAGTTCTCCAATATCGCCGTGGCTGCGTTTGCCGCGGGTATCGGGGTGGACTACGGCATTTACATCTACAGCGTGCTGGAAGAAAACGTCCTGCAAAAAGGCATGAAGCTGTACGACGCCTATGTGGATACGTTGCACCAGACCGGCAAGGCGGTGATCGTGACTGCGCTGACGCTGGCGGCGACGGTGTGCACCTGGATGTTCTCCGAACTCCAGTTCCAGGTGGACATGGGCATTTTGCTGACGCTGATGTTCATCGCCAACGCTTTCGCTGCGGCGATTCTGTTGCCAGCATTTGCGGCGTTCTTGCTCAAAGCCCCGAAGGACGGCCCGCTTGTCAAGACTTTTGACCCGGAAAAACGCGGTCAGGTCTTTGGTTGA
- a CDS encoding YCF48-related protein yields MQTLRSTLAKALLLGGLSLALPAQAQPDTQPIAAEMAPRAVSSLLTAITPVGDQRLVVIGAHGDILLSDDAGKSWRQVEVPVNSLLTAVSFVDAQTGWAVGHDAVILKTTDGGQSWALLQFEPEQDALLDVMFTDAENGFAIGAYGKLMRSHDGGTSWEDMENEITDEGLHLNKLTRLNDGRLLLVGEAGLIAVSSDGGETWQRSELDYEGSLFAIQPHGAHGALIAGLRGHVFVSSNAGHADWKPFDVAEEQSIFSIRPYQQGYLMVGLNSSAQRIDARGKITTLTLTPQADEAAPAQSREDAAFADVLVLNDRIITVGDEGVRHWAVR; encoded by the coding sequence ATGCAAACCCTACGATCTACTCTGGCCAAGGCGCTGTTGCTGGGCGGACTGAGCCTGGCGTTGCCCGCGCAAGCGCAACCGGATACACAGCCGATTGCCGCCGAAATGGCGCCACGGGCGGTCAGCAGTCTGCTGACGGCAATCACCCCTGTCGGAGATCAGCGTTTGGTGGTGATCGGTGCCCATGGCGATATTTTGCTCTCGGACGACGCCGGTAAAAGTTGGCGTCAGGTTGAAGTGCCGGTCAATAGCCTGCTGACTGCGGTGAGTTTTGTGGATGCTCAAACCGGCTGGGCCGTTGGTCATGATGCGGTGATCCTGAAAACCACCGATGGGGGCCAGAGCTGGGCGCTGCTGCAATTTGAGCCTGAGCAGGATGCGCTGCTGGATGTGATGTTCACCGATGCCGAAAATGGCTTTGCCATCGGCGCTTACGGCAAGCTCATGCGCAGCCATGACGGCGGCACCAGTTGGGAGGACATGGAAAATGAGATCACCGACGAAGGTCTGCATTTGAATAAGCTCACGCGCCTGAATGATGGCCGTTTGCTGCTGGTGGGTGAGGCCGGGTTGATTGCCGTATCCAGCGATGGGGGCGAGACCTGGCAGCGCTCTGAGCTGGACTACGAAGGCTCCTTGTTTGCGATTCAGCCGCACGGCGCACACGGCGCATTGATCGCCGGGTTGCGCGGCCATGTTTTTGTTTCCAGCAATGCCGGACATGCCGATTGGAAGCCGTTTGACGTGGCTGAGGAACAATCCATTTTCAGCATTCGTCCTTACCAGCAGGGCTATTTGATGGTGGGACTGAATTCATCGGCGCAGCGCATCGACGCGCGCGGCAAAATCACCACGCTTACGCTGACGCCGCAGGCCGATGAAGCCGCGCCCGCACAAAGCCGTGAAGACGCTGCTTTTGCCGATGTACTGGTGCTCAACGATCGCATCATTACCGTCGGCGATGAAGGCGTGCGGCACTGGGCCGTGCGTTGA